The genomic segment CGGCAATCGTGATCAGCTGCGGGCCGAGAAGGTTGATGTTGAGGTTCTCCGACGCCGAGAATACGAGTACCCCGCCCGTCGTGAGCCCCCGATATACGTCCAACGTGATGTTCGTTACCGCTGGGAGCAGCGGAAGCTGGAGCGCGATGATCCCCGTGAATTCGACCCGGGTCAAGCCCGCGGTCCCTGCCGACAGGTCGAGCGTCTGCTGGGCCACCAACTGCGGCGTGCCGATTACGCTGATCGGAATTGCGATCGAGTTGGCATAACTCGCATTTTGCGAGGTTTTGGAATCCAGAAATCTGGCTGCCATTGGAATCCCCTCCTTCGTCATATGGTATGACTAAGTAGGACAGCCGGTCTGTGCGTTGACCGCAACGGTATTCGCCTCTTTGATGCGGACGCACTTTTCAATACACCTCGTCACGCCCGACACCTCGTCACGCCCGCTGCAGCGTCAACGGCCGATCGCTCCACACCGTGCTCGGGATCTCCCGGCGCAGCACCGGCATGACGTCGGCGGCGAAGCGCTCGATCTGCTCGCGCTGCTCGTCCTCGGTGAGCCCGTCGACGCTGATCGCCAGCACCTGGTTGCCGAAGCCCTCGTAGTATCGCAATATTTTCTCGATGACGCTGTCCGCGCTGCCGACGAGCGTCGATCCGCGCTCGATTGTATCCTCGAGTCCCGTAAACGGAGATTGGTTGTGCTGCGACGAGGCCGTCGCCGCGAACGCGTCATAGTACGGCCGATATCGCCGGAGCGCCTCTTCCTTCGTATCGGCCAGGTACAGCTGGCCTGCGCCTGCGCCGACAAGCGCGTCCTTCGGGTCGTGGCCGTAATATACCCAACGCTCCCGGTAATGGTCGATCAGCGCCTGATACTTGGCCATCGGATGGAACGTGTTGGACGAAAAAATCGGCTCGCCGTATTTGGCCGCCAGCTCCGTCGAGAGCGGGCTCGACGCACTGCCGTGCCAGACGGGAATTCGCTGTTGAAAAGGCCTCGGATAAGTCGTCACTTCGCTGAGCGGCGGGCGGTACTTGCCTTCCCAGGTCACCTTCTCCTCCGTCCACAGCCGCTTCAGCAGCGCGTAGCGCTCCGCAAGCGACTCCCACTGCTCCTCCTCCCGGATGCCGAACAGCGGATAGTGGCGGGGATCGTTGCCCTTGCCGATGATGAGCTCGAGCCGCCCCCCAGAGAGATGATCGAGCGTGGCATAATCCTCGGCGACGCGCACCGGATCGAGCACGCTGAGCACCGTCACCGTCGTCAGCAACCGGATTCGCGACGTACGCGCGGCGACGGCGGTCAACGCGACGGCCGGCGACGAGGACAGAAACGGCTCGCCATGCCGCTCTCCTACGCCGTAGGCGTCGAACCCCAACTCCTCGGCCAGCGCGGCCTGCTTCAACACGTTTTGAAACTTCTCCTGGTCGGTCAACGTCTCCCCGGTCACCGCGTTCGGTATGTTCATCAGCAGGCTGAATAAGGCAAATTTCATGGCGGACCTCCTCGGGATTGGGCACTCATACAGCCCCTCATACTATTCCAGGTATTTTAGTCAGAATTACAGATGCAACTACTATACGCCTGTCGCGACGCAGCGTCTAATAGAGTTTTTGAATGCATCGATCGATATTAATAAAAAGAAGCGCTCCTCCGAAGATCGCTCTCCGCCCGCACTCCCGCCACCCCCTCCACGCCATTCACACATCCCCCCCCCCCCTTCCACGCCATTACTTTTGCCGTCTCGCAGCCGATTGGATTTGTTAATCCTTCGATTCGATTATTCGATTAGACCCTGACGGAACCCGGATGGTAGATTCTGTAGTAAACGAGCATTCAACCGAGGAGGACCCGCGACGTGATCATCGATTTTCGCATGAAGCCGCCGATCCCCGCATGGGAATCGTTGTTTGCGGAGGGCAAGAATGCGCTAAGCAACCTATTGAATTTGCAGGGGCTCGCGCCCGTGCTGTCGGAAACGCTGGACGAGGTCGTTCGCGAAGGCGAAGCGCTGGGCATCACGCACACGGTCGTCATGGGACGCGGCGGCGAGCCGGGTTCGTCGAACGAGGAGCTGGCCGCCTTCTTGGCGAGCCGCACGGACGACCGGTTCATCGGATTTATCGGCGCGGACAGCACGGATGTGGCCGGTGCCGTTGCAGCCATCGAGCAGTATGCGGCGACAGGGCTGTTTCGCGGGGTATCGATCAATCCGGCCGTGCTGCAGCCGCGCTTCCCCATTGGCGATCCCGCCTGGGACCCGATCTTCGAAGCCTGCCTGAAGCACGGACTCCCGCTTTCCATTACGTTGAGCGGATTTCTCGGCCTTGTCGGCCCGCAGGTCGACTTCGACTATGCCAGACCCGGCGGCCTGGCTCGTGCGGCCAGGAAATATTCCGATCTGAAAATCATCGTCTCGCACGGCGCCTGGCCCTTCGTCTCCGATGCGATCGCGCTCGCCATTTTCTGCCCCAATGTCTACCTGTCCCCGGACCTGTACCTCGGCTCCCCGGGCAGCAAGCTGTACGTAGAGGCCGCCAATTTTCAGCTGGGAGACCGGATTCTGTTCGGCACCTGCTATCCCAACGTTCCATACGACTTTGCCTTGTCCCATTTTCGGAATCAGGAATGGAAGGAAGGCGTGCTCGAGCGGATTTTGTATCGAAACGGCGCCGAGCTGCTCGGCTTACCTTATTCATTTGAATGATGCGAGAAGAGAAAAGCCGCCGCAGGATCGCTCCCGCGGCGGCTTTTTCGCGCATGTCGCACCAATTTCTCTGCTTCGTTCCTGCTTCGGATTCGCCCGATCGCCGGGACGCCCCACCGAATCCTTACTGTCCGAC from the Cohnella hashimotonis genome contains:
- a CDS encoding LLM class flavin-dependent oxidoreductase — encoded protein: MKFALFSLLMNIPNAVTGETLTDQEKFQNVLKQAALAEELGFDAYGVGERHGEPFLSSSPAVALTAVAARTSRIRLLTTVTVLSVLDPVRVAEDYATLDHLSGGRLELIIGKGNDPRHYPLFGIREEEQWESLAERYALLKRLWTEEKVTWEGKYRPPLSEVTTYPRPFQQRIPVWHGSASSPLSTELAAKYGEPIFSSNTFHPMAKYQALIDHYRERWVYYGHDPKDALVGAGAGQLYLADTKEEALRRYRPYYDAFAATASSQHNQSPFTGLEDTIERGSTLVGSADSVIEKILRYYEGFGNQVLAISVDGLTEDEQREQIERFAADVMPVLRREIPSTVWSDRPLTLQRA
- a CDS encoding amidohydrolase family protein, which translates into the protein MIIDFRMKPPIPAWESLFAEGKNALSNLLNLQGLAPVLSETLDEVVREGEALGITHTVVMGRGGEPGSSNEELAAFLASRTDDRFIGFIGADSTDVAGAVAAIEQYAATGLFRGVSINPAVLQPRFPIGDPAWDPIFEACLKHGLPLSITLSGFLGLVGPQVDFDYARPGGLARAARKYSDLKIIVSHGAWPFVSDAIALAIFCPNVYLSPDLYLGSPGSKLYVEAANFQLGDRILFGTCYPNVPYDFALSHFRNQEWKEGVLERILYRNGAELLGLPYSFE